Proteins from one Mugil cephalus isolate CIBA_MC_2020 chromosome 15, CIBA_Mcephalus_1.1, whole genome shotgun sequence genomic window:
- the LOC125021663 gene encoding olfactory receptor 1-like — protein MGSEEKAMAVSNSTFVRPAKFYLSGFSNIPHVKYYYVFLCFVYIVTVIGNVFLLSVIYLVKTLHTPKYMIVFNLALTDLCGSTALIPKLLETFLFDRRYIVYEACLSYMFFVLFFGGVQSWTLLTMAYDRFIAICFPLRYHSFVTTRVVAAMLLFAWIFLLSLVAFAVGLIDRLSFCGSLVIKSFYCDHAPVYLLACNDTSLNNIVAYVAFISVLCIPLILIGLTYVSITIALSRIASGEERMKALKTCSSHLILVAVFFLPLVGTNVAAVTSTVHPNARIINSSLTHTIPPFLNPIVYSLKTEEVLRAIKKLCKRNGLTNKTTK, from the coding sequence ATGGGCTCAGAAGAGAAAGCCATGGCCGTATCGAACTCCACATTTGTTCGTCCTGCAAAGTTCTATCTgagtgggttttccaacattcCTCATGTAAAGTATTACTACgtcttcctgtgttttgtcTACATCGTGACTGTTATCGGgaatgttttcctcctctcagttATTTACCTGGTGAAGACTCTTCATACCCCAAAGTACATGATTGTGTTCAACCTGGCTTTGACAGATCTGTGTGGGAGCACTGCTCTCATCCCAAAACTCttggaaacatttttgtttgacaGGAGATACATCGTCTACGAGGCTTGTTTGAGTTatatgttctttgttttgttctttggtGGTGTGCAGTCGTGGACACTTCTGACTATGGCATATGACAGATTTATAGCCATTTGCTTCCCTTTAAGGTATCACAGTTTTGTGACTACTAGAGTGGTTGCTGCAATGCTGCTGTTTGCGTGGATTTTCTTGTTGAGTCTAGTGGCATTTGCTGTGGGGCTCATTGATCGCCTGTCGTTCTGTGGATCTTTGGTGATAAAAAGCTTTTACTGTGACCATGCACCAGTATATCTTCTGGCCTGTAACGATACATCTTTAAACAACATCGTGGCatatgttgcttttatttctgtcttatGTATTCCTCTTATATTAATAGGGCTCACTTATGTTAGCATTACCATCGCTCTGAGCAGGATCGCGTCAGGAGAAGAACGTATGAAAGCTCTGAAAACTTGTAGTTCTCACCTGAttcttgttgctgttttcttcCTACCACTGGTGGGCACCAACGTGGCTGCAGTGACCTCTACTGTCCATCCAAACGCTAGGATCATAAACTCCTCTTTGACGCACACCATCCCTCCGTTTCTTAATCCTATTGTTTACTCTCTGAAGACAGAAGAAGTACTGAGGGCTATCAAGAAGCTTTGCAAAAGAAATGGACTTACTAACAAAACCACGAAATAG
- the LOC125021618 gene encoding olfactory receptor 2AT4-like, with protein MSFLRTVLNDSVLIRPPGFYIIGFETFPSISVYFIFLAFVYVVTVLFNGLVIYTIVFNHCLHTPKFFAVLNLAVIDVILNTCTIPSMIKVFLIKDNFIPFNLCIVQMYVYYAFATLESYALAILSYDRLIAICFPLRQNSINTKQRMCCIVGVSWGFGLGVIIFSTSLMARLSFCGSVRVFSYFCDYAPVFRLACNDYTLQWWVSSLLTILFLVLPFTFILLSYVSILVTVFRMKNLDSRVKALATCVEHLILVAVFYFPLLIIFTIGFYLRLIDPDQRVLSLSLASCLPPCINPIVYSLKTKEIKIRMQAWFRKNNVDVDQSKSKPWRVFKRKGRMSP; from the coding sequence GTCCTCCAGGCTTCTATATCATTGGATTTGAGACTTTTCCTTCCATCAGTGTCTACTTCATATTTCTAGCCTTTGTTTATGTAGTTACAGTGTTGTTTAACGGTTTGGTGATCTACACAATTGTTTTTAATCACTGTTTGCACACTCCTAAATTTTTTGCTGTTCTCAACCTTGCAGTGATTGATGTAATACTAAATACTTGTACTATTCCCAGTATGATCAAGGTATTTCTCATAAAGGACAACTTTATTCCATTTAACCTATGTATAGTGCAAATGTATGTCTATTATGCTTTTGCGACTTTGGAGTCATATGCACTGGCTATACTTTCCTATGACCGGTTGATTGCAATATGTTTCCCTTTGCGTCAAAACTCAATCAACACAAAGCAGAGGATGTGTTGTATTGTTGGAGTGTCATGGGGGTTTGGTCTGGGAGTAATTATTTTTTCGACAAGTTTAATGGCACGACTGTCTTTCTGTGGGTCTGTGAGAGTTTTCAGTTATTTCTGTGACTACGCACCTGTGTTTAGACTTGCCTGTAATGATTACACACTGCAATGGTGGGTGTCGTCTTTGCTTACCATCTTGTTTCTTGTACTGCCCTTTACTTTCATCCTTCTTTCTTACGTCAGCATCCTGGTGACAGTGTTCAGGATGAAAAATTTGGACAGTCGAGTGAAAGCTTTGGCCACTTGTGTTGAGCATCTGAttcttgttgctgtgttttactTTCCCCTCCTCATTATTTTCACTATTGGCTTTTATCTGCGACTCATTGATCCAGACCAGCGTGTCCTGAGCCTGTCGTTGGCCTCTTGCCTCCCACCCTGCATCAACCCTATTGTCTATTCTTTAAAGACCAAAGAGATTAAAATCAGAATGCAGGCAtggtttagaaaaaataatgttgatgtaGACCAAAGTAAGAGCAAACCTTGGAGAGTTTTTAAACGGAAGGGACGCATGAGTCCCTAA
- the LOC125021665 gene encoding olfactory receptor 51F2-like: MGSEEKAMAVLNTTFVRPAKFYLSGFSNIPHVKYYYVFLCFVYIVTVIGNVFLLSVIYLVKTLHTPKYMIVFNLALTDLCGSTALIPKLLDSFLFDRRYIVYEACLSYMFFVVFFGGVQSWTLLTMAYDRFIAICFPLRYHNFAGNAAVCILVESTLGLIDRLSFCGSLVIKSFYCDHAPVFLLACNDTSLNKIVAYVVFISVLCIPLILIGLTYVSITIALSRIASGEERMKALKTCSSHLILVAVFFLPLVGTNVAAVTSTVHPNARIINSSLTHTIPPFLNPIVYSLKTEEVLRAIKKLCKRNGLTNKTTK, translated from the exons ATGGGCTCAGAAGAGAAAGCCATGGCCGTATTGAACACCACATTTGTTCGTCCTGCAAAGTTCTATCTgagtgggttttccaacattcCTCATGTAAAGTATTACTACgtcttcctgtgttttgtcTACATTGTGACTGTTATCGGgaatgttttcctcctctcagttATTTACCTGGTGAAGACTCTTCATACCCCAAAGTACATGATTGTGTTCAACCTGGCTTTGACAGATCTGTGTGGGAGCACTGCTCTCATCCCAAAACTCTTGGACTCATTTTTGTTTGACAGGAGATACATCGTCTACGAGGCTTGTTTGAGTTATATGTTCTTTGTTGTGTTCTTTGGTGGTGTGCAGTCGTGGACACTTCTGACTATGGCATATGACAGATTTATAGCCATTTGCTTCCCTTTAAGGTATCACA ATTTTGCTGGCAATGCTGCTGTTTGTATTCTTGTTGAGTCTACGCTTGGTCTCATTGATCGCCTGTCGTTCTGTGGATCTTTGGTGATAAAAAGCTTTTACTGTGACCATGCACCAGTATTTCTTCTGGCCTGTAACGATACATCTTTAAACAAAATCGTGgcatatgttgtttttatttctgtcttatGTATTCCTCTTATATTAATAGGGCTCACTTATGTTAGCATTACCATCGCTCTGAGCAGGATCGCGTCAGGAGAAGAACGTATGAAAGCTCTGAAAACTTGTAGTTCTCACCTGAttcttgttgctgttttcttcCTACCACTGGTGGGCACCAACGTGGCTGCAGTGACCTCTACTGTCCATCCAAACGCTAGGATCATAAACTCCTCTTTGACGCACACCATCCCTCCGTTTCTTAATCCTATTGTTTACTCTCTGAAGACAGAAGAAGTACTGAGGGCTATCAAGAAGCTTTGCAAAAGAAATGGACTTACTAACAAAACCACGAAATAG
- the LOC125021619 gene encoding olfactory receptor 1-like, with product MRRTEHSSSWQSKGYAHRLLSHRCCLYYCRNGYTVWSVKEGNIFVTSLEGKAMAVSNTTFVRPAKFYLSGFSNIPHVKYYYVFLCFVYIVTVIGNGLLLSVIYLVKTLHTPKYMIAFNLALTDLCGSTALIPKLLDTFLFDRRYIVYEACLSYTFFVVFFGGVQSWTLVAMAYDRFIAICFPLRYHSFVTTRVVAAMLLFTWIFLLGAVSFLVGIIDRLSFCGSLVIKSFFCDYGPVYSLACNDKSLSYTVSFLIVTIIVFIPLILIAITYVCISIALNRTASGEERLRALKTCSSHLILVAVVFLPIVGNKIASLASNIHPNARIINSSLTRTIPSFLNPIVYSLKTEEVLSAIKKLCKRNRLTNTTTKL from the exons ATGAGGAGGACAGAGCACTCTTCTTCTTGGCAGAGCAAAGGTTATGCTCATAGGTTACTTTCCCACCGCTGCTGCCTCTACTACTGCAGGAACGGCTACACGGTGTGGTCAGTGAAAGAG GGAAACATATTTGTGACGAGTTTAGAAGGGAAAGCAATGGCCGTATCTAACACCACATTTGTTCGTCCTGCAAAGTTCTATCTgagtgggttttccaacattcCTCATGTAAAGTATTACTACgtcttcctgtgttttgtcTACATCGTGACTGTTATCGGGAAcggcctcctcctctcagtTATTTACCTGGTGAAGACTCTTCATACCCCAAAGTACATGATTGCGTTCAACCTGGCTTTGACAGATCTGTGTGGGAGCACTGCTCTCATCCCGAAACTCTTggacacatttttgtttgacaGGAGATACATCGTCTACGAGGCTTGTTTGAGTTATACGTTCTTTGTTGTGTTCTTTGGTGGTGTGCAGTCGTGGACTCTTGTGGCTATGGCATATGACAGATTTATAGCCATTTGCTTCCCTTTAAGGTATCACAGTTTTGTGACTACTAGAGTGGTTGCTGCAATGCTGCTGTTTACGTGGATTTTCTTGTTGGGTGCAGTATCATTCCTGGTTGGAATTATTGATCGCCTGTCGTTCTGTGGATCTTTGGTGATAAAAAGCTTTTTCTGTGATTATGGCCCGGTATATAGTCTGGCTTGTAACGATAAGTCCTTAAGTTACACAGTATCATTTCTTATTGTCACTATAATTGTCTTCATTCCTCTTATTTTAATAGCTATCACATATGTTTGCATCTCCATCGCTCTGAACAGGACTGCGTCGGGAGAAGAAAGACTCAGAGCGCTGAAAACTTGTAGTTCTCACCTGATACTTGTTGCTGTGGTTTTCCTACCAATTGTGGGCAACAAGATAGCTTCATTAGCCTCTAACATCCATCCAAACGCTAGGATCATAAACTCCTCGTTGACACGCACCATACCTTCTTTTCTTAATCCTATTGTATACTCTCTGAAGACAGAAGAAGTGCTGAGTGCTATCAAGAAGCTTTGCAAAAGGAATAGACTTACTAACACAACCACAAAATTGTGA